In one window of Cupriavidus necator N-1 DNA:
- a CDS encoding tripartite tricarboxylate transporter substrate binding protein — translation MLKKLLAAALTAALLPAAAVAATNAYPTKPVRFVVPYPAGGPLDTVARAIGEKLRDSLGQPVVVENKPGAGGNLGADYVAKQPADGYTIVMGAVATHAINPTLFSKMPYDPVKDFAPITLVADVPNVLVMHPGKAAELHINNLRDLVAYARKNPGKLDYASGGNGSAGHLSGELFKSMAKISMVHIPYNGASPAQLSVLSGQTDLIFDNLASASANIKAGKLKAFAVTTASRAAAFPELPTIAEAGKGLGLEGFDISTWFGVFAPANTPREIVERLNHEIVAILKTDEMKARLARIGAQPAPTTPEQFAALIQRELKKYAQIVKVSGAKVD, via the coding sequence ATGCTGAAGAAACTGCTTGCCGCCGCGCTGACCGCGGCCCTGCTGCCCGCCGCCGCCGTGGCAGCCACCAATGCCTACCCGACCAAGCCCGTCCGCTTCGTGGTGCCCTACCCCGCCGGCGGCCCGCTGGACACCGTCGCGCGCGCCATCGGCGAGAAGCTGCGCGACAGCCTGGGCCAGCCGGTGGTGGTCGAGAACAAGCCCGGCGCGGGCGGCAACCTGGGCGCGGACTACGTCGCCAAGCAGCCGGCCGACGGCTACACCATCGTCATGGGCGCGGTGGCCACGCACGCCATCAACCCGACGCTGTTCAGCAAGATGCCGTACGACCCCGTCAAGGACTTCGCGCCGATCACGCTGGTGGCCGACGTGCCTAACGTGCTGGTGATGCACCCGGGCAAGGCCGCCGAGCTGCACATCAACAACCTGCGCGACCTGGTCGCGTACGCGCGCAAGAACCCGGGCAAGCTGGACTACGCCTCGGGCGGCAACGGCAGCGCCGGCCACCTGTCGGGCGAGCTGTTCAAGAGCATGGCGAAGATCAGCATGGTCCATATCCCGTACAACGGCGCGTCGCCGGCGCAGCTGTCGGTGCTGTCGGGCCAGACCGACCTGATCTTCGACAACCTGGCTTCGGCCTCGGCCAATATCAAGGCGGGCAAGCTGAAGGCCTTTGCGGTCACCACTGCCAGCCGCGCCGCGGCCTTCCCGGAACTGCCGACCATTGCGGAAGCCGGCAAGGGGCTGGGCCTGGAAGGCTTCGACATCTCGACGTGGTTCGGCGTGTTCGCGCCGGCCAACACCCCGCGCGAGATCGTCGAGCGGCTTAACCATGAGATCGTGGCAATCCTGAAGACCGACGAGATGAAGGCACGCCTGGCCCGCATCGGCGCACAGCCGGCACCGACCACACCCGAGCAGTTCGCGGCGCTGATCCAGCGCGAACTGAAGAAATACGCGCAGATCGTGAAGGTGTCCGGGGCGAAGGTGGATTAG
- a CDS encoding DUF2214 family protein, with protein sequence MLTDAILAFLHFLAIFVLITLMAAEAVVLRPEITPAAVRRLSLYDLFYFLSAMVVLGTGLLRLFYGAKGVDFYLHNPWFHAKVGVFVLIALCSLPPTFAIARWRKQARRLPDYVPPPSELKAARRWVMIEAHLLILLPLCAVMMARGIGAR encoded by the coding sequence ATGCTGACCGACGCCATACTGGCTTTCCTGCATTTCCTTGCGATCTTCGTCCTGATCACCCTGATGGCTGCCGAGGCGGTGGTGTTGCGCCCGGAAATCACGCCGGCCGCGGTGCGGCGCCTGTCGCTGTACGACCTGTTCTATTTCCTGTCGGCGATGGTGGTGCTGGGCACCGGCCTGCTGCGCCTGTTCTACGGCGCCAAGGGCGTTGACTTCTACCTGCACAACCCGTGGTTCCACGCCAAGGTGGGTGTGTTCGTGCTGATCGCGCTGTGCTCGCTGCCGCCGACCTTTGCCATCGCGCGCTGGCGCAAGCAGGCGCGCCGGCTGCCGGATTACGTGCCGCCGCCGTCCGAGCTGAAGGCCGCCCGCCGCTGGGTGATGATCGAAGCCCACCTGCTGATCCTGCTGCCGCTGTGCGCGGTCATGATGGCGCGGGGCATCGGCGCCAGATAA
- a CDS encoding LysR substrate-binding domain-containing protein codes for MSTVRFLRTFVAVAEHGSFAAAAGQVALTQAAVSLQMRALETELRRELFDRNGRVAVLNADGRALLPQARRMLALYDEMRLPLASDQAMAGAVAVGAVVSVMGGLSHAVAHMKRTYPALDVRLVGAKSIELAAQVEAGELDAAILVEGAARVPGTLRWTPLYQEPLVAIAARGSPGRDAREALATNPYLRFDRSQRTGVLVERALRRAHLKVNEFLELNAIEALVELVRQEVGVTVVPLLRRARWRDDEALRILPLLVNGEPVMRHIGMLERRDHGRGQVTAAVRAACSELFGA; via the coding sequence ATGAGTACTGTCCGCTTTCTCCGTACCTTCGTTGCCGTGGCCGAGCACGGCTCCTTTGCCGCCGCCGCCGGCCAGGTGGCACTGACCCAGGCCGCCGTCAGCCTGCAGATGCGCGCACTGGAGACCGAGCTGCGCCGCGAGCTGTTCGACCGCAACGGCCGCGTGGCCGTGCTCAATGCCGACGGCCGCGCGCTGCTGCCGCAGGCGCGGCGCATGCTGGCGCTGTATGACGAGATGCGGCTGCCGCTGGCCTCGGACCAGGCCATGGCGGGCGCGGTGGCGGTGGGTGCGGTGGTGTCGGTGATGGGCGGGCTATCACATGCGGTGGCGCATATGAAGCGCACTTATCCTGCGCTCGACGTGCGCCTGGTCGGCGCCAAGTCGATCGAGCTGGCGGCGCAGGTCGAGGCCGGCGAGCTGGATGCCGCCATCCTGGTCGAGGGCGCCGCGCGCGTGCCCGGCACGCTGCGCTGGACGCCGCTGTACCAGGAGCCGCTGGTGGCGATCGCGGCACGCGGCAGCCCGGGCCGCGATGCGCGCGAGGCGCTTGCCACCAATCCCTACCTGCGCTTCGACCGCAGCCAGCGCACCGGCGTGCTGGTCGAGCGCGCGCTGCGCCGCGCGCACCTGAAGGTCAACGAGTTCCTTGAGCTGAACGCGATCGAGGCGCTGGTGGAGCTGGTGCGGCAGGAAGTCGGCGTGACCGTGGTGCCGCTGCTGCGCCGCGCGCGCTGGCGCGACGACGAGGCGCTGCGCATCCTGCCGCTGCTGGTCAACGGCGAGCCGGTGATGCGTCACATCGGCATGCTGGAACGGCGCGACCACGGGCGCGGGCAGGTGACCGCGGCGGTACGGGCGGCCTGCAGCGAGCTGTTCGGCGCCTAG
- the katG gene encoding catalase/peroxidase HPI, translating into MSNEAKCPVTHTAGGGTTNRDWWPKQLRLDLLSQHSSKSNPLGADFNYAQAFKSLDLAAVKKDLAALMTESQDWWPADFGHYGPLLIRMAWHSAGTYRIGDGRGGGGRGQQRFAPINSWPDNVSLDKARRLLWPIKQKYGQKISWADLMILSGNVALETMGFKTFGFGGGREDTWEPDLDVYWGNEKTWLGGDFRYGKGAAGKYDDEGVIVADEEMHGAEASRTDQERNLENPLAAVQMGLIYVNPEGPEGNPDPLAAAHDIRETFARMAMDDEETVALIAGGHAFGKTHGAGPAGDNIGAEPEGADLENQGLGWSSTFGTGKGADTITSGLEVTWSNTPTKWGNSYLENLFGHEWELTKSPAGANQWVAKDGGETIPHAYDPSKKLRPTMLTTDLSLRLDPVYEKISRRFLENPDQLADAFARAWFKLTHRDMGPRARYLGPEVPAEELIWQDPIPAVDHPLVNEQDIAALKQKILASGLPVSQLVQTAWASASSFRGSDKRGGANGARIRLAPQKDWAANEPEKLAKVLKVLEGIQAEFNGAQSGGKKISLADLIVLAGGAGIEQAAQKAGHRVTVPFTPGRMDASQEQTDVQSVGALEPKADGFRNFLKQKYSIPAEALLIDKAQLLTLTAPEMTVLIGGLRVLNVHTGQDAHGVFTDRPETLTNDFFRNLLDMRTEWKPLSEARDVFEGLDRKTGAKKWTGTRVDLVFGSHAQLRALCEVYASEDAQEKFVRDFVAAWVKVMNLDRFDVA; encoded by the coding sequence ATGTCAAACGAAGCAAAGTGTCCCGTCACCCATACCGCTGGCGGCGGTACGACCAATCGCGACTGGTGGCCAAAGCAACTGCGCCTGGACCTGCTCAGCCAGCATTCCAGCAAGTCCAACCCGCTGGGGGCGGACTTCAACTATGCGCAAGCCTTCAAGAGCCTCGACCTGGCGGCGGTGAAGAAGGACCTGGCGGCGCTGATGACTGAATCGCAGGACTGGTGGCCGGCGGACTTCGGCCACTACGGCCCGCTGCTCATCCGCATGGCCTGGCATAGTGCCGGCACGTACCGCATTGGCGATGGCCGTGGCGGCGGTGGGCGCGGCCAGCAGCGTTTCGCGCCGATCAACAGCTGGCCGGACAACGTCAGCCTGGACAAGGCGCGCCGCCTGCTATGGCCGATCAAGCAGAAGTACGGCCAGAAGATCTCCTGGGCCGACCTGATGATCTTGAGCGGCAACGTCGCGCTCGAGACCATGGGCTTCAAGACCTTCGGCTTCGGCGGTGGCCGCGAAGACACCTGGGAGCCGGACCTGGATGTGTACTGGGGCAATGAAAAGACCTGGCTGGGCGGTGACTTTCGCTACGGCAAGGGTGCCGCCGGCAAGTACGACGACGAGGGCGTGATCGTCGCCGACGAGGAAATGCATGGCGCCGAGGCCAGCCGCACCGACCAGGAACGCAACCTGGAGAACCCGCTGGCCGCCGTGCAGATGGGCCTGATCTATGTGAACCCGGAAGGCCCGGAAGGCAACCCTGACCCGCTCGCCGCGGCGCACGATATCCGCGAAACCTTTGCGCGCATGGCCATGGACGACGAGGAGACCGTCGCGCTGATTGCCGGCGGGCATGCCTTCGGCAAGACGCACGGTGCCGGTCCCGCCGGGGACAACATCGGGGCCGAGCCCGAGGGCGCCGACCTTGAAAACCAGGGCCTGGGATGGTCAAGCACCTTTGGCACCGGCAAGGGCGCCGACACCATCACCAGTGGGCTGGAGGTGACCTGGAGCAATACGCCGACAAAGTGGGGCAACAGCTATCTGGAGAATCTGTTCGGCCACGAATGGGAGCTGACCAAGAGTCCCGCCGGTGCCAACCAGTGGGTGGCCAAGGATGGCGGGGAAACCATTCCGCACGCTTACGATCCGTCGAAGAAGCTGCGGCCAACGATGCTGACCACGGATCTTTCGCTGCGTCTGGACCCGGTTTACGAGAAGATCTCGCGGCGCTTCCTGGAGAATCCTGACCAGCTCGCCGATGCCTTTGCCCGCGCCTGGTTCAAGCTGACCCACCGCGACATGGGCCCACGCGCCCGCTACCTCGGCCCGGAAGTGCCGGCCGAAGAGCTGATCTGGCAGGATCCCATCCCGGCGGTCGACCATCCGCTGGTCAACGAGCAGGACATCGCCGCGCTCAAGCAGAAGATCTTGGCGTCGGGGCTGCCGGTCTCGCAACTGGTGCAGACCGCCTGGGCCTCGGCCTCCAGCTTCCGCGGTTCGGACAAGCGTGGTGGCGCCAATGGGGCGCGCATCCGCCTGGCGCCGCAGAAGGACTGGGCAGCCAACGAACCCGAGAAGCTGGCCAAGGTGCTGAAGGTGCTCGAAGGGATCCAGGCTGAGTTCAATGGTGCGCAGTCCGGCGGCAAGAAAATTTCGCTCGCCGACCTGATCGTGCTGGCCGGCGGTGCCGGGATCGAGCAGGCGGCGCAGAAGGCCGGCCATCGCGTGACCGTACCATTCACGCCGGGCCGCATGGACGCCTCGCAGGAACAGACCGACGTGCAATCGGTCGGTGCGCTCGAGCCGAAGGCAGACGGCTTCCGCAACTTCCTCAAGCAGAAGTACAGCATCCCGGCGGAGGCGCTGCTGATCGACAAGGCGCAATTGCTGACCCTGACCGCGCCCGAGATGACGGTGCTGATCGGCGGGCTGCGCGTGCTGAACGTCCATACCGGGCAGGATGCGCATGGCGTCTTCACCGACCGGCCGGAAACGCTGACCAACGACTTCTTCCGCAACTTGCTCGACATGCGCACGGAATGGAAGCCGCTGTCGGAAGCCCGCGACGTGTTCGAGGGGCTTGACCGCAAGACCGGTGCGAAGAAGTGGACCGGTACCCGGGTCGATCTGGTGTTCGGTTCGCATGCCCAGTTGCGGGCGCTTTGCGAGGTCTACGCAAGCGAGGACGCGCAGGAGAAGTTTGTCCGGGACTTCGTCGCCGCTTGGGTCAAGGTGATGAACCTCGACCGGTTCGACGTCGCTTGA
- a CDS encoding aminoacyl-tRNA deacylase, with product MTMSTTLARCLSKKQSQFDTVRHPYSLSSMATAQAAHIPGDRLAKTVLLEDGSGYVAVVIPSTHHLKLSEICEQTGRKLSLAHEDGVREVFRDCDHGAIPPVGMAYGTQTWLDDSLLTHPDVYFEAGDHQELVHMSTGQFLDLMADARRGHFAHRMM from the coding sequence ATGACCATGTCTACCACGCTGGCGAGATGCCTGAGCAAGAAGCAGAGCCAGTTCGACACCGTTCGGCACCCCTACAGCCTCAGCAGCATGGCCACTGCGCAGGCCGCACACATTCCCGGAGACCGATTGGCCAAGACCGTCCTGCTGGAAGACGGCAGCGGCTACGTCGCAGTCGTGATTCCTTCGACTCACCACCTGAAACTGTCGGAGATCTGCGAGCAGACCGGCCGCAAGCTGTCGCTGGCGCATGAGGATGGCGTGCGCGAAGTGTTCCGCGACTGCGACCACGGCGCGATCCCGCCGGTTGGCATGGCGTACGGCACGCAGACCTGGCTCGACGACAGCCTGCTGACGCACCCCGACGTCTACTTCGAGGCGGGCGACCACCAGGAACTGGTGCACATGAGCACCGGGCAGTTCCTCGACCTGATGGCCGACGCGCGGCGCGGGCATTTTGCGCACAGGATGATGTAG
- a CDS encoding tripartite tricarboxylate transporter TctB family protein, with amino-acid sequence MRIRSQKDFASGLLFILVGFGFSWVARGYSMGTAAKMGPGYFPFWLGIVLALLGALVLWGSLSSKMEEDNLARWDIKTLLWILGSVVLFGLLLKPLGMVLSVLVLVLVSSMASHEFSWKGAILNSIILVLISLGAFVYGINLQMPVWPAFLAS; translated from the coding sequence TTGCGCATACGTAGCCAAAAGGACTTCGCCTCCGGCCTGCTGTTTATTCTGGTCGGATTCGGCTTTTCCTGGGTCGCACGCGGCTATTCCATGGGAACCGCCGCAAAAATGGGACCGGGATACTTCCCGTTCTGGCTTGGCATTGTGCTCGCCCTGCTGGGCGCGCTGGTGCTGTGGGGTTCGCTGTCTTCCAAGATGGAAGAAGACAACCTCGCCCGCTGGGACATCAAGACGCTGCTGTGGATCCTCGGTTCGGTGGTGCTGTTCGGCCTGCTGCTCAAGCCGCTGGGCATGGTGCTGTCGGTGCTGGTGCTGGTGCTGGTGTCGTCGATGGCCAGCCACGAGTTCAGCTGGAAGGGCGCCATCCTCAACTCGATCATCCTGGTGCTGATCAGCCTGGGCGCGTTCGTGTACGGCATCAACCTGCAGATGCCGGTGTGGCCGGCTTTCCTGGCAAGCTAA
- a CDS encoding tripartite tricarboxylate transporter permease, with amino-acid sequence MELLANLGLGFSTALTFQNLAYAFLGCVLGTLIGVLPGLGPLATIAMLLPVTYTLPPVAALIMLAGIYYGAQYGGSTTAILVNLPGESSSVVTTIDGYQMARRGRAGVALATAGLGSFFAGCVATLILAAFAAPLSELAFKFGPAEYFSLMVLGLIGAVVLASGSLVKAIAMIVLGLLLGLVGTDVNSGAARFSFDVPELTDGLNFVSVAMGVFGFAEIIANLEQKEHRETFTDHITNLFPTKEDFKRMIPAVLRGTILGSALGILPGGGAALASFAAYSLEKKTSKYSHEFGKGAIEGVAGPESANNAAAQTSFIPLLTLGIPPNAVMALMVGAMTIHNIQPGPQVMTSNPALFWGLIASMWIGNFMLIVLNLPLIGIWVKLLKVPYRYLYPAILTFCCIGVYSVQNTTFDVFQTAAFGVIGYLFIKLKCEPAPLLLGFVLGPMMEENFRRSLLLSRGDFSVFVTRPLSLGLLIAAAVLVLVVAMPSIKSKREEAFQEE; translated from the coding sequence ATGGAACTACTCGCCAACCTGGGTCTGGGCTTTTCCACCGCCCTGACCTTCCAGAACCTCGCGTACGCCTTCCTGGGCTGCGTGCTGGGTACCCTGATCGGCGTGCTGCCGGGCCTGGGGCCGCTGGCCACCATCGCCATGCTGCTGCCAGTGACCTACACGCTGCCGCCGGTGGCCGCGCTGATCATGCTGGCCGGTATCTACTACGGCGCCCAGTACGGCGGCTCGACCACCGCCATCCTGGTGAACCTGCCTGGTGAATCGTCCTCGGTGGTGACAACCATCGATGGTTACCAGATGGCAAGACGAGGGCGAGCGGGGGTGGCGCTAGCGACAGCGGGCCTAGGCTCGTTCTTCGCCGGCTGCGTGGCCACCCTGATCCTCGCCGCCTTTGCCGCGCCGCTGTCGGAACTGGCCTTCAAGTTCGGCCCCGCCGAATACTTCTCGCTGATGGTGCTGGGCCTGATCGGCGCCGTGGTGCTGGCTTCGGGTTCGCTGGTCAAGGCCATCGCCATGATCGTGCTGGGCCTGCTGCTGGGCCTGGTCGGTACCGACGTGAACTCGGGCGCCGCGCGCTTCTCGTTCGACGTGCCTGAACTGACCGACGGCCTGAACTTCGTCTCGGTGGCAATGGGTGTGTTCGGCTTCGCGGAAATCATCGCGAACCTGGAGCAGAAGGAACATCGCGAAACCTTCACCGACCACATCACCAACCTGTTCCCGACCAAGGAAGATTTCAAGCGCATGATCCCGGCCGTGCTGCGCGGCACGATACTGGGTTCGGCACTGGGTATCCTGCCCGGCGGCGGTGCGGCGCTCGCTTCGTTTGCAGCCTACTCGCTGGAAAAGAAGACCTCGAAGTACTCGCATGAATTCGGCAAGGGTGCGATTGAAGGCGTGGCGGGTCCGGAATCGGCCAACAACGCCGCGGCACAGACTTCGTTCATCCCGCTGCTGACGCTGGGCATTCCGCCCAATGCCGTGATGGCGCTGATGGTCGGTGCGATGACCATCCACAACATCCAGCCCGGTCCGCAGGTGATGACCAGCAACCCGGCGCTGTTCTGGGGCCTGATCGCTTCGATGTGGATCGGCAACTTCATGCTGATCGTGCTGAACCTGCCGCTGATCGGCATCTGGGTAAAGCTGCTGAAGGTACCTTACCGCTACCTGTACCCGGCCATCCTGACGTTCTGCTGCATCGGCGTGTACTCGGTCCAGAACACCACCTTCGACGTGTTCCAGACCGCGGCCTTCGGCGTGATCGGCTACCTGTTCATCAAGCTCAAGTGCGAACCCGCGCCGCTGCTGCTCGGCTTCGTGCTGGGGCCGATGATGGAAGAGAACTTCCGCCGTTCGCTGCTGCTGTCGCGCGGTGACTTCAGCGTGTTCGTGACCCGTCCGCTGTCGCTGGGTCTGCTGATCGCGGCTGCGGTGCTGGTGCTGGTCGTGGCAATGCCGTCGATCAAGTCCAAGCGCGAGGAAGCGTTCCAGGAAGAATAA
- a CDS encoding potassium/proton antiporter, with amino-acid sequence MESIDHVILIGAVVMSLGIVLGAFSARLGVPFLLVFLAVGMLAGVDGPGGIRFSDTWLSFLVGNLALAVILLDGGLRTRFATFRVALKPSLSLATVGVLVTAALVGVFAAWLLGIDWRLGLLLGAIVGSTDAAAVFSMLNSSGIRLKDRVASVLEIESGINDPMAIFLTLTLIEWLTAPDGLTPLGLVTRLLVQFGVGGLLGLALGYCLARVLERIRVAEGLQAILLCSGGAMVFALVQSAGGSGFLAVYLTGMLIGNRERAVTSDTMRAMDGMAWLAQSAMFLLLGLLVAPHRIWEVAGPAVAVAAFLMLVARPVAVWLALLPFRFNARETGFIAWMGLRGAVPIVLALFPLLREVPQAGLLFRIAFAVVLASLLFQGTTVSVAARLARVRRPGYPEPLARSRLRGTRAPILEVMQFEVGPNAPVENVRADQLELPPRCRLLTVARDDALAALDQTVLRAGDSVSVLAPVTTLPMLSALFQALGRAPTWEQASHDFLLSGDALLRDVAVLYGTRALTPQEAPLTLEAAMLRAFTSPPVEGDSVEIAGLPLTVTRMEGAQILQVGLLLPRLEGDSGGRLWPRRKKDGGARSGEGAEAE; translated from the coding sequence TTGGAGAGCATCGACCACGTCATCCTGATCGGCGCCGTCGTGATGTCGCTGGGCATCGTGCTGGGCGCCTTTTCGGCACGCCTGGGCGTGCCGTTCCTGCTGGTCTTCCTGGCCGTGGGCATGCTGGCCGGCGTGGACGGCCCGGGCGGCATCCGCTTCTCCGACACCTGGCTCAGCTTCCTGGTCGGCAACCTGGCGCTGGCGGTGATCCTGCTCGATGGCGGGCTGCGCACGCGCTTTGCCACCTTCAGGGTGGCGCTGAAGCCTTCGCTGTCGCTGGCGACCGTGGGGGTGCTGGTGACGGCAGCGCTGGTCGGCGTGTTCGCCGCGTGGCTGCTGGGCATCGACTGGCGGCTCGGGCTGCTGCTTGGTGCCATCGTCGGCTCGACCGACGCGGCCGCGGTGTTCTCGATGCTCAATAGCAGCGGCATCCGGCTGAAGGACCGGGTGGCGAGCGTGCTCGAGATCGAGTCGGGCATCAACGACCCGATGGCGATCTTCCTGACCCTGACACTGATCGAATGGCTGACCGCGCCTGACGGTCTGACGCCGCTGGGCCTGGTCACGCGGCTGCTGGTGCAGTTCGGCGTGGGCGGGCTGCTCGGCCTGGCGCTCGGCTATTGCCTGGCCCGCGTGCTGGAGCGCATCCGCGTGGCCGAAGGGCTGCAGGCGATCCTGCTGTGCTCGGGCGGCGCGATGGTGTTCGCGCTCGTGCAGAGCGCCGGCGGCAGCGGTTTCCTGGCGGTGTACTTGACCGGCATGCTGATCGGCAACCGAGAGCGCGCGGTGACGTCGGACACCATGCGCGCCATGGACGGCATGGCCTGGCTGGCGCAGTCGGCCATGTTCCTGCTGCTCGGCCTGCTGGTGGCGCCGCACCGGATCTGGGAGGTGGCCGGCCCGGCCGTGGCCGTGGCGGCCTTCCTGATGCTGGTGGCGCGGCCGGTGGCGGTGTGGCTGGCGCTGCTGCCGTTCCGCTTCAATGCGCGCGAGACCGGCTTTATCGCCTGGATGGGCCTGCGCGGCGCGGTGCCGATCGTACTGGCGCTGTTTCCGCTGCTGCGCGAGGTGCCGCAAGCGGGGCTGCTGTTCCGCATCGCCTTTGCCGTGGTGCTGGCCAGCCTGCTGTTCCAGGGCACCACGGTGTCGGTGGCCGCGCGCCTGGCGCGGGTGCGGCGCCCCGGCTACCCCGAGCCGCTGGCGCGTTCGCGCCTGCGCGGCACGCGCGCGCCGATCCTGGAGGTGATGCAGTTCGAGGTGGGGCCCAATGCGCCGGTGGAGAACGTGCGCGCCGACCAGCTGGAGCTGCCGCCGCGCTGCCGGCTGCTGACGGTGGCGCGCGACGATGCGCTGGCGGCGCTGGACCAGACCGTGCTGCGCGCCGGCGACAGCGTCTCGGTGCTGGCGCCGGTGACGACCCTGCCGATGCTGTCGGCGCTGTTCCAGGCGCTGGGCCGCGCGCCCACCTGGGAGCAGGCCTCGCATGATTTCCTGTTGTCGGGCGATGCGCTGCTGCGCGATGTGGCGGTGCTGTACGGCACGCGCGCGCTGACGCCGCAAGAAGCGCCGCTGACGCTGGAGGCTGCCATGCTACGAGCGTTCACCTCGCCGCCGGTGGAGGGCGACAGCGTCGAGATCGCCGGCCTGCCGCTGACGGTGACGCGCATGGAGGGCGCGCAAATCCTGCAGGTGGGGCTGTTGCTGCCGCGGCTGGAGGGGGATTCGGGCGGGCGGCTATGGCCGCGGCGGAAAAAGGATGGCGGCGCGCGCAGTGGCGAGGGCGCCGAAGCGGAGTAG
- a CDS encoding Bug family tripartite tricarboxylate transporter substrate binding protein — protein sequence MKSWLRRFGIGLGCGLCLAATPALADTYPSKPIRLIVPFPASGATDLLARAIAQKVGTSMGQQIVVDNRPGAGGAIGSDMAAKAAPDGYTLLIATTSTHSIGPYINTRLPYNTETDFTPVSQVAIATNLLVVPNSLPAKNVRELIDYAKKHPGELNYASSGNGTVVHLTAEAFKAQAGVFITHIPYRGTALAVPDLISGKVQVLFDSIVSGLPHVKDGKLKALAVTSAKRSPLAPEIPTASESGLPGFESDTWFGIYGPKGLPADIVNRLNAEFNKAIQSPEVKERLGKLGAEPVGGTPAQFAAMVKKDSARWGKLIKDRKITAE from the coding sequence ATGAAATCCTGGCTGCGCCGCTTCGGCATCGGCCTTGGCTGCGGGCTTTGCCTGGCCGCCACGCCCGCACTGGCCGACACCTATCCCAGCAAGCCGATCCGCCTGATCGTGCCCTTCCCGGCCAGCGGCGCGACCGACCTGCTGGCACGCGCCATCGCGCAGAAGGTGGGCACCAGCATGGGCCAGCAGATCGTGGTCGACAACCGCCCCGGCGCCGGCGGCGCGATCGGCTCGGACATGGCCGCCAAGGCTGCGCCCGATGGCTATACGCTGCTGATCGCCACCACCAGCACGCATTCGATCGGGCCGTATATCAACACCCGCCTGCCGTACAACACCGAGACCGACTTCACCCCGGTCAGCCAGGTGGCGATCGCCACCAACCTGCTGGTGGTGCCGAACAGCCTGCCGGCGAAGAACGTGCGCGAGCTGATCGACTATGCCAAGAAGCATCCCGGCGAACTGAACTACGCCTCCAGCGGCAACGGCACCGTGGTGCATCTGACCGCCGAGGCCTTCAAGGCGCAGGCGGGCGTGTTCATCACCCACATTCCCTACCGCGGCACCGCGCTGGCCGTGCCGGACCTGATCTCGGGCAAGGTGCAGGTGCTATTCGACAGCATCGTGTCGGGCCTGCCGCATGTGAAGGACGGCAAGCTCAAGGCACTGGCGGTGACCAGCGCCAAGCGCTCGCCGCTGGCGCCGGAAATCCCCACGGCGAGTGAGTCGGGCCTGCCCGGCTTCGAGTCCGATACCTGGTTCGGCATCTATGGCCCCAAGGGCCTGCCGGCGGATATCGTCAACCGCCTGAATGCAGAATTCAACAAGGCCATCCAGTCGCCCGAGGTCAAGGAACGCCTGGGCAAGCTGGGCGCCGAGCCGGTCGGCGGCACGCCGGCGCAGTTCGCCGCGATGGTGAAGAAGGACAGCGCGCGCTGGGGCAAGCTGATCAAGGATCGCAAGATCACGGCAGAATAA